One genomic segment of Chelmon rostratus isolate fCheRos1 chromosome 22, fCheRos1.pri, whole genome shotgun sequence includes these proteins:
- the kcna1b gene encoding potassium voltage-gated channel subfamily A member 1, giving the protein MTVVSTENMDETSTLPGHPQDPYPPDDDHDDHDCCERVVINISGLRFETQLKTLAQFPDTLLGNPKKRMRYFDPLRNEYFFDRNRPSFDAILYYYQSGGRLRRPVNVPLDMFSEEIKFYELGMEAMEKFREDEGFIREEERPLPEKEFQRQIWLLFEHPESSGPARGIAIVSVMVILISIVIFCLETLPELKEDPSVRLQTVGNITIFYKPNVLTDPFFVVETLCIIWFSFELIVRFFACPSKAAFFKNMMNSIDIVAIIPYFITLGTELADDQDNKEGKGGGEQATSLAILRVIRLVRVFRIFKLSRHSKGLQILGQTLKASMRELGLLIFFLFIGVILFSSAVYFAEAEEKESFFTSIPDAFWWAVVSMTTVGYGDMYPVTIGGKIVGSLCAIAGVLTIALPVPVIVSNFNYFYHRETEGEEQAQLLNVSNQNLASDTNSSRRSSSVVSKSEYMEIDEDMNNSIDNFREANLRTANCTAPSQNCVNKGKLLTDV; this is encoded by the coding sequence ATGACCGTGGTGTCCACAGAGAACATGGACGAGACCTCCACCCTGCCGGGACACCCACAGGACCCCTACCCACCCGACGACGACCACGACGACCACGACTGCTGCGAGCGGGTGGTCATCAACATCTCAGGGCTGCGCTTTGAGACCCAGCTGAAGACTCTCGCTCAGTTCCCGGATACTCTCCTGGGGAACCCCAAGAAGAGGATGCGTTACTTTGACCCCTTAAGAAATGAATATTTCTTTGACCGGAATCGCCCGAGTTTCGACGCCATCTTGTATTATTACCAGTCCGGGGGAAGACTAAGAAGACCGGTCAACGTGCCCCTGGATATGTTCTCAGAGGAGATAAAGTTTTATGAACTCGGCATGGAGGCCATGGAGAAGTTTCGAGAGGACGAGGGATTTATCCGGGAGGAGGAGCGGCCCCTGCCGGAGAAGGAGTTCCAGCGGCAGATCTGGCTCCTCTTCGAGCACCCGGAGAGCTCGGGGCCCGCCCGGGGGATCGCCATCGTCTCAGTGATGGTTATTCTTATTTCAATAGTCATATTTTGTTTGGAGACGTTACCAGAACTGAAGGAGGATCCCAGTGTCCGGCTGCAGACGGTGGGGAACATAACCATATTTTACAAACCAAATGTCCTCACAGACCCTTTCTTTGTGGTGGAGACCCTCTGCATCATCTGGTTTTCCTTTGAGTTGATAGTTCGGTTTTTCGCCTGTCCCAGCAAGGCGGCgttctttaaaaacatgatgaactCTATTGATATCGTGGCTATAATCCCGTACTTCATCACGCTTGGAACAGAGCTGGCTGACGACCAAGACAACaaggaggggaagggaggaggggaacAGGCCACATCTCTGGCTATTCTCAGGGTAATCCGCCTGGTGAGGGTGTTCAGGATCTTTAAACTGTCCCGACATTCGAAGGGGCTCCAGATTCTCGGGCAAACTCTAAAGGCGAGCATGCGGGAGCTGGGCttgctcattttcttcctcttcatcggCGTGATCTTGTTCTCCAGCGCAGTCTACTTCGCCGAGGCCGAGGAGAAGGAGTCGTTCTTCACCAGCATCCCGGATGCTTTCTGGTGGGCCGTGGTGTCCATGACGACCGTCGGCTACGGGGACATGTACCCCGTGACCATCGGAGGGAAGATCGTAGGCTCATTGTGCGCCATCGCCGGAGTGTTAACCATCGCGCTCCCAGTTCCCGTCATCGTGTCCAATTTCAACTACTTCTACCACCGGGAGACGGAGGGCGAGGAGCAGGCCCAGCTGCTCAATGTCAGCAACCAGAACTTGGCGTCGGACACCAACTCAAGCCGCCGCAGCTCCTCGGTGGTCAGCAAGTCGGAGTACATGGAGATAGACGAGGACATGAACAACAGCATCGATAACTTTAGGGAAGCGAACCTTAGGACTGCAAACTGCACGGCGCCCAGCCAGAACTGTGTGAACAAGGGGAAGCTGCTCACCGACGTGTGA